A segment of the Oscillatoria salina IIICB1 genome:
ACTTAATTAACGCTCTCAATACTTATGAATCTACGCATCGGTAACGGCTACGATATCCACAAATTAGTCCCAGGACGACCTTTAATTCTCGGTGGTGTAGAAATTCCCCACGAATTGGGATTACTAGGACACAGCGACGCTGATGTCCTCACCCACGCGATTATGGACGCAATGTTAGGTGCATTAAGCTTAGGAGATATCGGACATTATTTTCCTCCCACCGACCCCCAATGGAAAGGAGCAAATAGTTTAACCTTATTAGAGCAAGTTAACGAACTTTTGTTAGCACAAAATTGGCAAATTAGCAATATAGATTCGGTAATTGTTGCCGAACGTCCGAAACTAAAACCGCATCTCAAAACAATGCGTGAAGTCCTTGCTAAAACCTTAAACATTAACCCCAACCAAATCGGAATTAAAGCTACTACCAACGAAAAATTAGGTCCCGTAGGACGCGAAGAAGGAATTTGTGCTTACGCTGTCATTTTATTAAATAATTAACCACAGATAAACACAGATTAACGCGGATAAGTAATACAATTTATCTGTGTTTATCTGCGTGCATCTGCGGTTTCTATTTTAACCAGTTTTCCATAGCTTCTGTAGACTTGACTAAGTGCATTCCCGCTTCAGCAAATCTTTTAAAAGCTTCGTCAGCTTGAGGTGTATAATCTACAACTCCAGGAACTACAACTGGCGAAGTACAATCTGCAAGTAAATAGATGTTTTGGGTTAAATTAGCATCTCTAGTTTGGATTTCATTTAATAAGTCGCTAATTGTCCAAGCAACACAATGACTTTTAGCTTGTCCTGCGATAATTACTGCATCAAATTCGAGTAAATATTCAATCAAAGCTGTGTTTTTTTCCGCGATTTTCTTACCTCGATCATCTTCTAAAACTTCTGGTTGTAAGACTGAGTAATTTTCAGTTAAAGGATTACTTCCTTTCATTTCATAACGAGTCTGACTATCTCTGGCAATTGAATGGAAAAACAAGGCTTCTTCAACCGCAGAAACTAACGCATGACCAATTCCACCTAACATTCCATGATAGGGCCAAATTGTTAAAGGAAATTTGCCACTATTACTTAATTGTTTTGTGTAATGGAGGGCGTATTTTTCTAAGTCTTGGTAATTCCAACTGGAAAGATTATCGGCGACAGCAGGATTAACTTTCCAAACTCCTTTTTCGACATCTTCTAGAGAAATATTAGTTGCATTTGGTTGAGGATGTTCGCCTTCTTGGTTAAGCCAAAAACGCGGATGAAAAATTTGCATTGAAGTATGAGTATCCATTGTTGCTGTTATCTGAGTAATAGTTCCCAAATTACGATAAATAAATTCGCACAAACGGATATTATCTTCAATTGCACCTCGACCAGATTTACCAGCAACAAATAATTCAAAATCTGGATGACAAAAAGTATTTTGTACGTCGATAAGTAACAAGCAAATTCGAGTTTTGTCTGTTGCTGCGGCTGGGATATTGTGAGATTTTGCCCAATTTTGAGCTTCGACGAATCTTTCTTGATAAGGTACTCGCCAAACTTCGCTGACTTTAGTAGTATTGAAGAAAGAGGGAAGGGGAAGTTGCTGGGTAGTTGGGGATGACATAATCTTACTCCTAGCTGCCTTTGATTTTATCCTACAAGACTTTATGTAGTTATTGCGTAACTACAACAATTATAGTCTTCCCTTAATAATCAGCTAGTTTTTTAGAAAATATTTAGCTAAAATTTAATTTATTCGGAGTAAAATAAGAGTTATCATGATCAAATCAAAAGACAAGATTGAATTACCATCTAGCGCCGAATTACCTGAGTCGGATGGCTTACCTGTGGATAACGAATTACATATTTTAGTCCCTAATTTTCTCGGCTTTATTCTTGGTTTCATTTGGGCGGAACGCTTTGATTGGTTCTGGGGAACTAATATGGGTATATATTACTCTAGAAGTGTCCATCCACGAGTACCAATTGTTCCCGATGGTTTTTTGAGTTTAGGAGTAGAACGAATTCGGGAAAATAGACTAAGAAGAAGTTATGTTGTTTGGGAAGAAAACGATATAGCTCCCATTTTTGCTTTGGAAATTGTCTCACTAACTCCTGGCGGTGAATATGACGAAAAAATGAGGAGATATAGTCAATTGGGTAGTCTTTATTATCTCATTTACAATCCTGATTTTTGGCAGCGAGATAGACGGGAACCTTTTGAAATGTATCGCTTAGTAAATGGAACCTATCAACGTCAAATTGGAGAACCTTTTTGGATGCCGGAAATAGGTTTAGGAATTGGACGTAGTATCGGTTTTCATAAGGGTTTTCAGCGCGAGTGGTTGTACTGGTTTGATGAGAGGGGAAATCGTTATAATTCTCCAGAAGATACGGCAATTCTTGAACGACAACAACGTGAATTAGCAGAACAAGAAGCTAATCAGTTAAAGAGTTTACTTGCTCGCTATCAAAACAGATTTGGTGAGTTAGCTGAAAATGAGTAGGTGAAAATAGTTTAATGAGTTATGTGTTAGGAATTGATGGAGGTGGAAGCAAAACTATTTGCCTGCTTGTAGATGCCAAAGGTAATATTTTGGGGCGAGGTGAAGCGGGAAGTTCTAATTATCATACGGTGGGTAAATTAGCGGCTTTTCAATCAATTCTTGAAGCTATAAGTAAGGCAATTGGTGAGAAAAATAATCTGGAAATTGAAGGAATTTGTTTTGGTTTAGCTGGTGTAGGTCGTCCGCAAGATAGGGAAGTTGTAGGAGGTTTTATTCAACAACTTCAAGAAAGCAATTTGGGTGCAAATTTTTTGTCTCTTTCACCAGCAAAAATAATTGTTACTCACGATGCAGAAATTGCTTTGGTTGGTGGAATTGGTGGTGCGGTTGGGGTTGGGGTTATTGCGGGAACTGGTTCAATTGTTTTTGGATGTAATTGTCAGGGAGAAACTTGGAGAGTGGGTGGTTGGGGTCATGTTTTAGGAGATGATGGTAGCGGGTATAAAATTGCTATTTCTGGTTTACAAGCAGCACTGAAAGCTTATGAAGGACGCTCTCAAAAAAGTTTAATTCAAGAGCTTTTGCAAGGGAATTATGGTATTATGAATTCAGCAGATATAATTGCGGCTGTGTATCGAGAAGGTTGGGGAGTAAAAGAAATAGCAGCTTTGGCTCCTTTGGTTGGTGAGGCTGCAAATAAGGGCGATAAAATAGCTAGACAAATTGTTGAACAAGCGGCGATTGATTTGGTAGAAGCTACGCGGGTAACGATAGATAAACTTTTTCAGCAAACGGAAGTTGTTGAAGTAGTTATTGTGGGAAGTTTATGGCGAGGTTTTGATTTAATGCGAGGAAAATTTACTGCTGAATTAAAGTTGCTATTTCCGCAAGTAAAAGTTATTTTACCTCGCCACGAACCAGCTTATGGAGCGAGTTTATTAGCTTTAAAAAATTTGACGGAATGTGGCGATCGCTACGGACTCGTTTGATAATTTAAGGTAAGTTAGGGCAAGTGGGACGATAGGGTTCGTTACCTAGATACTGCTGCCATTCTTCCTCATAGAGATTACGAGTCAAACTGCGACAAGCTTCAGCAATTAAATCCGGCGATCGCCACAGCCACACTCTTGCTGTACCATCAGAGCTATTAGTAGCAATATACTTGCCGTTAAGACTAAATTCTACCGCCCAAACACAATCTTCGTGGGTCATCCGTCCAATTTCGCGTCCTGTGGCAATTTCCCACACTCTCGCGGTACAATCAGCACAAGCTGTAGCCAAATATTTGCCATCGGGACTAAAAGCAATACTTTTGATATCTCTACCTGTTTCTCTGACATCCCAGTCGTGACGCATCGAAGTAACTTTTGACCAATCTTTTACTCGCCAAACTTCAATGATTCCATCGTAGTTTCCCACCGCTAAATATTCCTCATCAAAACTAAAACTAACGGCGGTAGAAAGACATTCTAAGTGTTCGAGAGCAATAATTTCTTCAAGGAGAAAAACATCCCAAATATAAGTAAGATTTTCGACAACTACTGCTAAATATTTACCTTGATAACTAAGTGCTAAATCTTGCACTTCGCCTTCCTGGGGAAAACTTTTGACCTCGCTATTTTCGTTTAATTGCCAAACTTTTACCAAACGATCGCTAGTAGCGATCGCTAAATTCCTTCCATTTCCACTCCAAACTGTATTGAGGATATTACTATTATAAGTCAAATAATATTTATTTGTTTCAATTTCCATAGATTGTAAGCAAACTTCGCCTTCATCAGCAACTACTAAATAACGCCAGTCGGGAGAAATAGCTAACACTTTTCGAGCGGCTAAACTAACAATATTCTGACCAGTTTTTATTGACCATAATTGCACTTCTCCTTGACAAATTGTTGCTAATGTTTCTAAATTTGGGTTAAAGGAAACTCTGCCTTGACTACCACCAGCGCAAGGTAAACAAACAACTTCTTCACCAGTATTAATTTCCCAAACTCGTCTTGCAGGAGAATATCTGCCAACTGTTGCAATTTTTGTTTCATCAAAGCTAAAAGCAACCGCAATAGTCGGATGAGTAATCCGAGCAACTTCTGTACCTCTATTTAAGTTCCAAACATAAACAACCTCAAAACAATTGACGCAACACAAACTATTACAGTAATAACGTCCGTCATCAGCACTCGCTAAATACTTACCTTGAGGACTAAAATTTAAAGCTACTGCGTTACCTTTATGAGTTAAACAAGTAACTTGCTCGCCGCTAAAAACATTCCAAATGTAGAGATTAGAATCGCGACTTTCTACAGCCAAACATTTACCATCTTCGGTAAAAACTACATGACTAACAAAACCTTGATATGTCTTCGCCGTGACTTCTTTTTGATGAGCTAAATCCCATATTTTAGCAGTATTGTCCATACCTACAGTAGCTAAAAATTGACGATCGGAGCTAAACGCGATCGCGCGAACTCCTTCCTCATGGCTCAAACAAATTTCCTCACCGTTAGTTAAATTCCAAATTCTCACTAAATCATCTTCGCTAGCAGCCGCTAAAAACCGACCATCTTCACTAAAAGCAAGATATTTGATCTCAG
Coding sequences within it:
- the ispF gene encoding 2-C-methyl-D-erythritol 2,4-cyclodiphosphate synthase is translated as MNLRIGNGYDIHKLVPGRPLILGGVEIPHELGLLGHSDADVLTHAIMDAMLGALSLGDIGHYFPPTDPQWKGANSLTLLEQVNELLLAQNWQISNIDSVIVAERPKLKPHLKTMREVLAKTLNINPNQIGIKATTNEKLGPVGREEGICAYAVILLNN
- a CDS encoding cysteine hydrolase family protein; this encodes MSSPTTQQLPLPSFFNTTKVSEVWRVPYQERFVEAQNWAKSHNIPAAATDKTRICLLLIDVQNTFCHPDFELFVAGKSGRGAIEDNIRLCEFIYRNLGTITQITATMDTHTSMQIFHPRFWLNQEGEHPQPNATNISLEDVEKGVWKVNPAVADNLSSWNYQDLEKYALHYTKQLSNSGKFPLTIWPYHGMLGGIGHALVSAVEEALFFHSIARDSQTRYEMKGSNPLTENYSVLQPEVLEDDRGKKIAEKNTALIEYLLEFDAVIIAGQAKSHCVAWTISDLLNEIQTRDANLTQNIYLLADCTSPVVVPGVVDYTPQADEAFKRFAEAGMHLVKSTEAMENWLK
- a CDS encoding Uma2 family endonuclease — encoded protein: MIKSKDKIELPSSAELPESDGLPVDNELHILVPNFLGFILGFIWAERFDWFWGTNMGIYYSRSVHPRVPIVPDGFLSLGVERIRENRLRRSYVVWEENDIAPIFALEIVSLTPGGEYDEKMRRYSQLGSLYYLIYNPDFWQRDRREPFEMYRLVNGTYQRQIGEPFWMPEIGLGIGRSIGFHKGFQREWLYWFDERGNRYNSPEDTAILERQQRELAEQEANQLKSLLARYQNRFGELAENE
- a CDS encoding N-acetylglucosamine kinase; protein product: MSYVLGIDGGGSKTICLLVDAKGNILGRGEAGSSNYHTVGKLAAFQSILEAISKAIGEKNNLEIEGICFGLAGVGRPQDREVVGGFIQQLQESNLGANFLSLSPAKIIVTHDAEIALVGGIGGAVGVGVIAGTGSIVFGCNCQGETWRVGGWGHVLGDDGSGYKIAISGLQAALKAYEGRSQKSLIQELLQGNYGIMNSADIIAAVYREGWGVKEIAALAPLVGEAANKGDKIARQIVEQAAIDLVEATRVTIDKLFQQTEVVEVVIVGSLWRGFDLMRGKFTAELKLLFPQVKVILPRHEPAYGASLLALKNLTECGDRYGLV